A window of the Butyricimonas faecalis genome harbors these coding sequences:
- a CDS encoding alkaline phosphatase family protein, whose product MKKLLLLASVLTWASGIFAEEKPKLVVGVVISHFYPEWMDMYGNELSENGLKRIMKQGVQVNANYNYFYTQTGVDHASIYTGMLPTEHGIVSRAWYDRLRRKRQYATQSDRYTEIGDQQADSIKSLSPDYLQTMSLGSVMKWNNSMSRVFSIAMNGDEAVLSGGSSADMAIWFSEKTGKWVSSSYYRSELPEWLRMYNTWVESDHFVNKGWMMLSDEDKSAARIRLTNHFYYDIARAKKEYNTYRVLKATPYANTLVRVLAEKLIDEERLGVDNDPDLLALNFSCLDYMSRDFTIDSSEEKDMLIRLDMDIAALVSKLDARVGKGNYTLFVTFSEMRELMPEDLRKIKVNSDYFSIFKAVALLKSYLGLVYGPGDWIVDYDQGQIYLNRELIEQKKINLKEMQDKVADFMIEFEGMAKVMTAYSLTHTSFPEGINRLVQNSFSHKRGGDVFFCIHPTWVSELKELEDTYFRHTKRPVVPLYLYGAGVKADLKENCMMSDLLPTLCKILGINVPYTAHGKAMF is encoded by the coding sequence GTGAAAAAGTTATTGTTATTGGCAAGTGTATTGACGTGGGCATCAGGTATTTTCGCGGAAGAAAAACCAAAGTTGGTGGTGGGAGTGGTGATCAGTCATTTTTATCCGGAATGGATGGATATGTATGGTAATGAATTGTCAGAGAATGGTTTGAAACGAATTATGAAGCAGGGGGTCCAGGTGAATGCGAATTATAATTATTTTTACACGCAAACCGGGGTGGATCATGCATCAATATACACGGGTATGTTACCCACGGAACACGGAATCGTGTCGAGAGCGTGGTACGATCGTTTGCGACGGAAACGTCAGTATGCTACCCAGTCTGATCGTTATACGGAGATCGGTGATCAACAGGCAGATAGTATAAAGAGTTTGTCCCCCGATTATTTACAAACCATGAGTTTGGGAAGTGTTATGAAATGGAATAATTCCATGTCCCGGGTGTTCAGTATTGCCATGAATGGCGATGAAGCCGTTCTGAGTGGCGGGAGTAGTGCCGATATGGCCATCTGGTTTAGCGAGAAAACGGGAAAATGGGTTTCCTCTTCTTATTACCGGTCGGAATTGCCCGAATGGTTGAGAATGTATAATACGTGGGTGGAGAGTGATCATTTCGTGAATAAGGGATGGATGATGTTGTCAGACGAGGATAAGTCGGCTGCCCGTATTCGCCTGACAAATCATTTTTATTACGATATCGCCCGGGCGAAAAAGGAATATAATACTTACCGGGTTTTGAAAGCCACGCCTTACGCGAATACGCTGGTGCGGGTATTGGCTGAAAAATTGATTGACGAGGAAAGGTTGGGTGTGGATAATGATCCGGATTTGCTGGCGTTGAATTTTTCCTGTTTGGACTATATGTCCCGGGATTTCACGATAGATTCGAGCGAGGAGAAGGATATGTTGATCCGTTTGGATATGGATATCGCGGCTTTGGTGAGTAAATTGGATGCCCGGGTCGGGAAAGGGAACTACACGCTGTTCGTGACTTTTTCCGAGATGCGGGAATTGATGCCGGAAGATTTGCGGAAGATTAAAGTGAATTCGGATTATTTCAGTATATTTAAGGCTGTAGCTTTGTTGAAGTCTTACTTGGGATTGGTTTACGGGCCGGGAGACTGGATTGTCGATTATGATCAGGGACAAATTTATTTGAACCGGGAATTGATAGAGCAGAAGAAGATTAATTTGAAAGAGATGCAGGATAAAGTGGCCGATTTTATGATCGAGTTCGAGGGGATGGCTAAAGTCATGACTGCCTATTCACTGACGCATACTTCTTTCCCGGAGGGGATAAATCGGTTGGTTCAGAATTCCTTCTCGCATAAGCGTGGCGGGGATGTCTTTTTTTGTATTCACCCGACTTGGGTGTCGGAATTGAAAGAGTTGGAAGATACTTATTTCCGGCATACCAAACGTCCTGTTGTCCCCTTATATCTATATGGTGCGGGGGTGAAGGCGGATTTGAAAGAGAATTGCATGATGTCAGATTTATTGCCTACCTTGTGTAAGATTTTAGGAATAAATGTTCCTTATACGGCACATGGGAAGGCGATGTTTTAG
- the gldE gene encoding gliding motility-associated protein GldE has product MDTDYIPLTGQIFTGTFTFIDLIFVIILLLLLLCSALISASEVAYFSLSPSQLKYLEDNGYEKARNLQQKPNRLLATILISNNFVNVAIVVLSTYLVNSLFDFSAYPTLGFIIQVIVVTFVILLAGEIIPKLYANRSQLNMVIFMAGPLTFLSRLFRPLSALLIGSTSIISKRMDKKDNLSIDQLSKALELTKDTAINEEKDILEGIVRFGNIDAVDIIRPRINVIAIDGSSSYQQVKEIITEHGYSRMPVYEENLDNITGILYVKDLLQHLDEKEDFHWQTLIRPAYFVPETKKINDLLEEFQTKKVHLAIVVDEYGGTTGIVTMEDIIEEIVGDINDEYDEQEIVYTRDKNGAYIFEASTLLNDFYKITDIEEDSFQEVEGDADTLAGLILEIKGELPHKDEVITYKEHQFKVLEVDNRRIKKIQYKKIENLEAKTQN; this is encoded by the coding sequence TTGGACACAGATTATATTCCCCTTACCGGGCAGATTTTTACAGGTACATTCACCTTCATCGATTTAATTTTCGTCATTATTCTATTACTTTTATTATTATGCTCGGCATTAATTTCCGCTTCAGAGGTTGCCTACTTCTCACTTTCTCCCTCGCAATTGAAATACTTGGAAGACAACGGGTATGAGAAAGCTCGCAACTTGCAACAAAAACCCAATCGGCTACTCGCCACGATTCTAATATCCAACAATTTCGTAAACGTAGCCATTGTCGTGTTGTCCACTTATCTGGTAAATTCATTATTTGATTTCTCGGCCTATCCCACGCTAGGTTTTATTATCCAAGTAATCGTGGTCACTTTCGTGATCTTGCTGGCTGGAGAAATCATTCCTAAATTATACGCTAATCGCTCCCAACTGAACATGGTGATCTTCATGGCAGGTCCATTAACCTTCCTGTCTCGCCTGTTTCGTCCATTATCCGCATTACTGATCGGTTCCACCTCTATCATCAGCAAACGCATGGATAAAAAGGACAATTTATCCATCGACCAACTATCCAAAGCCTTGGAATTAACCAAGGACACGGCTATTAACGAAGAAAAAGACATTCTGGAAGGCATCGTCCGTTTCGGTAATATTGATGCGGTCGACATCATCCGTCCCCGTATCAACGTGATCGCCATTGACGGGAGTTCAAGCTACCAGCAAGTGAAAGAGATCATCACGGAACACGGCTACTCGCGTATGCCCGTGTACGAGGAAAACCTAGATAACATCACGGGAATTCTCTACGTGAAAGATTTATTACAACATCTGGATGAAAAAGAAGACTTTCACTGGCAGACCTTAATTCGTCCGGCTTATTTTGTTCCGGAAACCAAAAAAATCAATGACTTGCTGGAAGAATTCCAAACGAAAAAAGTTCATTTGGCAATCGTTGTTGATGAGTACGGGGGAACAACCGGTATTGTCACGATGGAAGATATTATCGAGGAGATCGTGGGCGACATCAATGATGAATACGACGAACAAGAAATCGTGTACACACGGGACAAAAATGGAGCATACATTTTCGAGGCCTCCACACTGTTGAACGACTTTTACAAAATCACGGACATCGAAGAAGATTCTTTCCAAGAAGTGGAAGGGGATGCCGACACTTTAGCCGGATTGATCTTAGAAATCAAGGGAGAACTTCCCCACAAGGATGAAGTGATTACTTACAAGGAACACCAATTCAAGGTGCTCGAAGTCGACAACCGGCGAATCAAAAAGATTCAGTACAAAAAAATTGAAAACTTGGAAGCAAAAACACAAAACTAA
- a CDS encoding single-stranded DNA-binding protein, whose product MVNKVILIGNVGADPDVKYLEGGIAIARFSLATSEVYNNKNGERVTQTEWHNIVLWRNLAQIAEKYVRKGMMLYIEGRIRTRSWDDQNGVKRYTTEIYGDNLQMLSRKQDNGEKPQDTHMPQAPDLSGSDDSDDLPF is encoded by the coding sequence ATGGTAAACAAAGTTATTCTTATCGGTAATGTCGGGGCCGACCCGGACGTAAAATATCTCGAAGGAGGTATTGCCATTGCAAGGTTCAGCCTTGCCACGTCGGAAGTGTACAACAATAAAAATGGAGAACGTGTCACTCAAACGGAATGGCACAATATCGTTCTCTGGCGCAATCTGGCTCAGATAGCCGAAAAATACGTTCGTAAAGGAATGATGCTTTACATCGAGGGACGCATCAGAACTCGTTCTTGGGACGATCAGAACGGAGTGAAAAGATACACGACCGAGATTTACGGGGATAACCTCCAAATGCTATCCCGCAAACAAGATAACGGGGAGAAACCTCAAGACACTCACATGCCACAAGCTCCCGATTTAAGCGGTAGTGACGACAGTGACGATCTCCCGTTCTAA
- a CDS encoding HU family DNA-binding protein, producing the protein MNIKYLKKMTKADIVNEISRTTGIEKAAVQTTVEAFMEAIKGSVIDGKNVYLRGFGSFVVKKRAEKTARNISKNVTIKIPEHFIPSFKPSKSFVNQVKDQVK; encoded by the coding sequence TTGAATATTAAATACTTAAAGAAAATGACAAAGGCGGACATCGTGAATGAAATTTCAAGAACCACTGGTATCGAGAAAGCTGCGGTACAAACTACAGTTGAGGCTTTTATGGAAGCAATCAAAGGTTCTGTTATTGATGGAAAAAATGTATATTTAAGAGGTTTTGGAAGTTTTGTTGTAAAAAAGAGAGCTGAGAAAACCGCTCGTAATATTTCTAAAAATGTAACGATCAAGATTCCTGAACACTTTATTCCTTCGTTCAAGCCTTCGAAGAGTTTCGTTAACCAGGTTAAAGATCAAGTAAAATAA
- a CDS encoding Rne/Rng family ribonuclease — MNTELVIDVKAEEVVIALLKDKRLVELTTEKTSVKFAVGDIYYGKVKKIMPGLNAAFVNVGYEKDAFLHYLDLSPQFYSLDSYIKQCIARKGMPVAKLKLEPEISKNGKIGDVLSVGQYVVVQVAKEPISTKGPRLTSELSIAGRHLVLMPFSEKVSVSQKIKSVEERKRLKRLIESIRPKNFGVIVRTVAEGKNAELFDSELTELVERFETAFKHLRDIEPPKLILGEIDRTSVILRDILNPSFENIYVNDLALSKEIKRYISTIAPEKEGIVKFVSTEVPIFDHFGVDKQIKSSLGRTVSFKNGAYLIIEHTEAFHVIDVNSGNRVKLGDDQESNALEVNLAAADEVARQLQLRDMGGIIVIDFIDMQQAENRQKLFDKMRSAMELDRAKHTILPLSKFGLMQITRQRVRPEMTVTTTETCPVCHGTGKADAAVLVIDKIEDQLEFLVEEKKIKNLVLKVHPFVEAYLKKGFWSLRRKWAFKYHIHLKVIGVPSFYIYEYKFFNRFNREIELE, encoded by the coding sequence GTGAATACTGAGTTAGTCATAGATGTAAAAGCGGAAGAAGTAGTCATCGCTTTGTTAAAAGACAAGCGGTTGGTAGAGTTGACAACGGAGAAGACTAGCGTTAAATTTGCGGTAGGTGACATCTATTACGGGAAAGTGAAGAAAATCATGCCCGGTTTGAATGCCGCTTTTGTTAATGTCGGCTATGAAAAGGATGCTTTCCTGCATTACCTTGATCTCAGTCCCCAGTTTTATTCTTTGGATAGCTATATAAAGCAATGTATAGCCCGAAAGGGGATGCCTGTTGCCAAATTAAAGCTGGAGCCGGAAATCAGTAAAAACGGGAAGATAGGAGATGTGCTTTCTGTTGGCCAATATGTTGTCGTACAGGTAGCCAAAGAACCTATTTCCACCAAAGGGCCGCGCTTGACCTCCGAGTTGAGTATTGCCGGACGTCACCTAGTTTTGATGCCTTTTTCGGAAAAGGTATCCGTGTCACAAAAGATAAAATCAGTCGAGGAACGGAAGCGTTTGAAAAGATTGATTGAAAGTATACGCCCCAAGAATTTCGGGGTGATCGTGAGAACTGTCGCAGAAGGCAAGAATGCCGAGCTATTTGACAGTGAATTAACAGAACTTGTCGAACGTTTTGAAACCGCGTTCAAACACCTTCGGGATATAGAACCTCCCAAGTTAATTTTGGGAGAGATCGACCGGACTAGTGTTATTCTCCGGGATATATTAAATCCCTCGTTCGAGAATATTTATGTGAATGATTTAGCATTGAGTAAAGAAATTAAGCGTTATATCAGCACGATAGCTCCGGAGAAAGAAGGTATCGTTAAATTTGTATCTACCGAGGTGCCGATTTTTGATCATTTTGGAGTGGATAAGCAAATCAAATCTTCGTTGGGACGTACCGTTTCGTTTAAAAACGGGGCTTACCTTATTATAGAACATACGGAAGCTTTTCACGTGATAGACGTGAATAGCGGTAATCGAGTGAAGTTGGGTGACGATCAGGAATCAAATGCCCTGGAAGTAAACTTGGCTGCTGCCGATGAAGTGGCTCGTCAACTGCAGTTACGAGATATGGGAGGAATTATCGTGATCGATTTTATTGATATGCAACAAGCGGAAAACCGCCAGAAGTTGTTCGATAAGATGCGTTCGGCGATGGAACTTGATCGAGCCAAACATACGATACTTCCTTTGAGTAAATTCGGGTTGATGCAAATCACTCGCCAGCGGGTACGTCCGGAAATGACCGTGACAACGACGGAAACCTGTCCTGTGTGTCATGGAACCGGTAAGGCCGATGCTGCTGTTCTGGTAATTGATAAAATTGAGGACCAACTTGAATTTTTGGTCGAGGAGAAAAAAATTAAAAACCTGGTATTGAAAGTACACCCCTTTGTAGAGGCGTATTTGAAAAAAGGTTTCTGGTCTTTGCGTAGGAAATGGGCTTTCAAGTACCATATCCATTTGAAGGTGATCGGAGTGCCCTCTTTTTATATTTACGAGTATAAGTTTTTTAATCGTTTTAATAGAGAAATAGAACTAGAGTAG
- a CDS encoding protein-disulfide reductase DsbD family protein: MKKRLLTLIFTLFVGTFSVFAQMSDPTSWTFSQKKTGDNEYALTFKATIQPGWTVYSMSTPAGGPMPTSINIEKVGEGIELVGTAEESEPNKKHDDVFGVDVWYYSNNYTVTQKIKVTDPSITIVKGSVEFQACQEGACVPGEKDFAIELSDKGAEKATVAAADETKDATEDDSLWLFFWVAFGSGLLAVVMPCVFPMIPMTVSFFMHGDSNKAKAKAKAIFFSLSIIGIYTALGLIISFLLGPGFINWLSTNWLPNICFFIIFMIFAASFFGAFEIVLPSWLVNKSDKQADKGGYIGAFFMAFTLVLVSFSCTAPIVGTVLVEAARGSVLRPIVGMLGFSIAVALPFGFFSFFPSKLSNLPKSGGWLNSVKVVLGFIEVALGFKFLMVADQTYHWGLLDREVYIAIWVAVFTLQALYLMGKIKFAHDSDLPYIGVPRLVMIIITMSFVIYLIPGMFGAPLKALAGYFPPQETIDFDINRIVRDNAKEIMKSGVQVGGTQGAASAASNEPVKYSDFLHLPHGLDGYFDYDQALKAAQAQDKPLFIDFTGHGCVNCREMEQSVWSDPRVLEMLKNDYIIVALYVDDKTKLPAEEVYVSEYDGKKKNTLGKKNTDFQIKQFESNAQPNYILLDSRKGNEKVLKPHVLQPARGYNKDRDAFVKFLQDGLKEYKARAGK, translated from the coding sequence ATGAAAAAGAGACTATTGACGTTGATTTTTACGTTGTTCGTGGGAACCTTTTCGGTTTTCGCTCAAATGTCTGACCCGACAAGTTGGACGTTTTCCCAAAAGAAAACCGGGGATAACGAATACGCTTTAACTTTTAAAGCAACCATTCAACCCGGGTGGACAGTTTATTCCATGTCAACCCCGGCAGGCGGTCCCATGCCTACATCAATTAATATTGAGAAAGTGGGAGAGGGGATCGAATTGGTGGGAACGGCCGAGGAGAGTGAACCCAATAAAAAGCATGATGATGTTTTCGGAGTCGATGTGTGGTATTATTCAAATAATTACACCGTAACCCAAAAGATCAAAGTTACCGATCCTTCCATTACGATTGTGAAAGGAAGTGTTGAGTTTCAAGCTTGCCAAGAAGGTGCTTGTGTACCGGGAGAAAAAGACTTCGCGATCGAATTGAGCGACAAAGGTGCGGAAAAAGCAACTGTTGCTGCAGCCGATGAAACGAAGGATGCAACTGAGGATGATTCTTTATGGTTATTTTTCTGGGTTGCTTTCGGTAGTGGATTGCTGGCTGTTGTGATGCCTTGTGTATTCCCGATGATCCCGATGACAGTGTCTTTCTTCATGCACGGCGATAGTAATAAGGCAAAAGCAAAGGCAAAAGCAATTTTCTTCTCCTTATCTATTATCGGTATTTATACCGCATTAGGATTGATTATCTCCTTCTTGTTAGGACCGGGATTTATCAACTGGTTGAGTACTAACTGGCTGCCTAATATTTGCTTCTTTATTATATTCATGATTTTTGCTGCATCCTTCTTTGGTGCATTTGAAATCGTGTTGCCGTCTTGGTTAGTAAATAAATCAGACAAACAAGCTGATAAAGGTGGTTATATCGGAGCTTTCTTCATGGCTTTCACGTTGGTATTGGTATCATTCTCATGTACTGCTCCGATTGTAGGAACTGTGTTGGTTGAGGCTGCTCGCGGATCTGTATTGCGTCCGATTGTCGGTATGTTAGGATTCTCTATCGCCGTGGCTTTACCTTTCGGGTTTTTCTCGTTCTTCCCTTCAAAATTGAGCAATCTTCCGAAGTCAGGAGGTTGGTTGAACTCGGTGAAGGTGGTATTAGGATTTATCGAGGTTGCCCTTGGTTTCAAGTTCTTGATGGTGGCAGACCAGACTTACCACTGGGGATTGTTAGACCGTGAGGTTTACATCGCAATTTGGGTAGCCGTATTTACGTTACAAGCATTGTACTTGATGGGTAAAATTAAATTCGCTCACGATAGCGACTTACCCTATATCGGGGTTCCTCGTTTGGTCATGATTATTATTACCATGTCATTCGTGATCTATTTGATCCCGGGTATGTTCGGGGCACCGTTGAAAGCTTTGGCCGGATACTTCCCGCCGCAAGAAACGATCGACTTCGATATTAACCGTATTGTACGTGACAATGCGAAAGAGATTATGAAGAGTGGCGTGCAGGTAGGGGGAACACAAGGAGCTGCTAGTGCCGCTTCTAACGAGCCTGTAAAATACTCTGATTTCTTACACTTGCCTCACGGGTTGGATGGTTATTTCGATTACGATCAAGCATTGAAGGCTGCACAAGCTCAGGATAAACCTTTGTTTATTGACTTCACCGGTCACGGTTGTGTAAACTGTCGTGAGATGGAACAGAGTGTTTGGTCTGATCCTCGCGTGCTTGAAATGTTGAAGAATGATTATATTATCGTGGCTCTTTACGTGGACGATAAGACCAAATTACCAGCAGAAGAGGTATACGTGTCAGAGTATGACGGGAAGAAGAAAAATACGCTTGGAAAGAAGAATACAGACTTCCAGATCAAGCAATTCGAGTCAAACGCTCAACCGAACTATATCTTGTTAGATAGCCGTAAGGGAAACGAGAAAGTATTGAAACCGCATGTGTTGCAACCTGCTAGAGGTTATAATAAAGATCGGGATGCTTTCGTGAAATTCTTGCAAGACGGTTTGAAAGAGTATAAAGCTCGTGCCGGAAAGTAA